In Saccharicrinis fermentans DSM 9555 = JCM 21142, a genomic segment contains:
- the rpsD gene encoding 30S ribosomal protein S4, whose translation MARYIGPKTRIARKFGEAIYGSDKSFERKNYPPGQHGNNRRKKTSEYGVQLKEKQKAKYTYGVLEKQFSNLFKKASRSKGITGEVLLGLLESRLDNVVYRLGIAPTRAAARQLVSHKHITVDGEIVNIPSYTVKADQLIGVRQKSKSLEAITDSLAASSVHNFSWLEWDNDSVTGKFLNVPSREDIPENIKEQLIVELYSK comes from the coding sequence ATGGCTAGATACATTGGACCAAAAACAAGAATTGCCCGTAAATTTGGTGAGGCAATTTATGGTTCGGATAAAAGCTTTGAAAGAAAGAACTATCCTCCAGGACAGCACGGTAATAACCGTCGTAAAAAAACATCGGAATACGGTGTTCAGTTAAAAGAAAAACAAAAAGCTAAATATACCTACGGTGTATTAGAAAAGCAATTTAGTAATCTGTTTAAAAAAGCTTCTCGCTCAAAAGGTATTACCGGTGAGGTGTTGCTTGGATTACTAGAAAGCCGTCTAGACAATGTAGTATATCGTTTAGGCATCGCACCTACAAGAGCAGCTGCACGTCAGTTGGTGTCTCATAAGCATATCACTGTAGATGGTGAAATAGTAAATATTCCATCATATACTGTAAAAGCTGATCAATTAATTGGTGTTCGTCAAAAATCTAAGTCATTAGAGGCGATTACAGATTCTTTGGCAGCTTCTTCTGTGCATAACTTCTCATGGTTGGAGTGGGACAATGACTCTGTGACCGGTAAATTTTTGAATGTACCTTCCAGAGAAGATATTCCTGAAAACATTAAAGAACAATTGATCGTTGAATTGTATTCTAAATAA
- the rpsK gene encoding 30S ribosomal protein S11 — translation MAKKTASQKKRVVKVEAQGEAHIHSSFNNIIISLTNKNGQVISWSSAGKMGFRGSKKNTPYAAQTAASDCAKVAFDLGLRKVKVYVKGPGNGRESAIRSIHSNGIEVTEIVDITPMPHNGCRPPKRRRV, via the coding sequence ATGGCAAAGAAGACAGCGAGTCAGAAGAAAAGAGTCGTAAAAGTAGAGGCTCAGGGAGAAGCACATATTCACTCATCTTTCAATAATATTATTATTTCTTTGACCAATAAAAATGGTCAAGTAATTTCTTGGTCAAGTGCTGGTAAAATGGGATTTAGAGGTTCTAAAAAGAATACTCCTTATGCTGCGCAAACAGCTGCATCCGATTGTGCTAAAGTTGCATTTGATCTTGGATTAAGAAAGGTGAAGGTATATGTAAAAGGACCGGGTAACGGTCGTGAGTCTGCAATAAGATCTATTCACTCAAATGGTATTGAGGTGACTGAGATTGTTGACATTACTCCAATGCCTCATAATGGATGTCGTCCTCCAAAAAGACGAAGAGTATAA
- the rpsM gene encoding 30S ribosomal protein S13: protein MARIAGVDIPTNKRGVVSLTYIYGIGQSAAQKILGAAGVDVNLKVSDWTDEQIAKVREIISEEYKIEGELRSEIQLNIKRLMDIGCYRGIRHRIGLPLRGQKTKNNARTRKGKKKTVANKKKATK from the coding sequence ATGGCTAGAATTGCTGGAGTTGATATACCAACCAATAAACGCGGTGTGGTATCATTGACATATATTTACGGAATTGGGCAGAGCGCTGCTCAAAAGATCCTTGGCGCTGCTGGGGTGGACGTTAACTTAAAAGTTAGCGATTGGACAGACGAACAAATTGCTAAAGTTCGTGAGATTATTTCTGAAGAATACAAGATCGAAGGTGAACTTCGCTCTGAAATTCAGCTTAACATTAAACGTTTGATGGATATCGGTTGTTACCGTGGAATCCGTCACCGTATCGGTTTACCATTACGTGGTCAAAAAACGAAAAACAACGCTCGTACACGTAAAGGGAAAAAGAAAACTGTTGCAAACAAAAAGAAAGCAACTAAATAA
- the ykgO gene encoding type B 50S ribosomal protein L36 — MKVRASVKKRSADCKIVKRKGRLYVINKKNPKFKQRQG, encoded by the coding sequence ATGAAGGTTAGAGCATCTGTTAAGAAGAGAAGCGCCGATTGCAAAATCGTAAAACGCAAAGGACGCTTATACGTGATTAACAAGAAGAATCCAAAGTTTAAACAACGTCAAGGATAA
- the infA gene encoding translation initiation factor IF-1 has product MAKQASIEQDGTIIEALSNAMFRVELENGHIITAHISGKMRMHYIKILPGDKVKVEMSPYDLTKGRISYRYKN; this is encoded by the coding sequence ATGGCTAAACAAGCCTCAATAGAACAAGACGGAACGATAATAGAAGCCCTTTCAAATGCCATGTTTAGAGTGGAGTTAGAAAATGGGCATATCATTACAGCGCATATCTCAGGTAAGATGAGAATGCACTATATTAAGATTTTGCCCGGAGATAAAGTAAAGGTGGAGATGTCTCCATATGATCTAACAAAGGGTAGAATTTCATATAGATATAAAAATTAA